A genomic region of Sulfobacillus acidophilus DSM 10332 contains the following coding sequences:
- a CDS encoding Radical SAM domain protein (PFAM: Radical SAM superfamily~TIGRFAM: radical SAM additional 4Fe4S-binding domain~COGs: COG0535 Fe-S oxidoreductase~InterPro IPR007197~KEGG: pth:PTH_0594 Fe-S oxidoreductases~PFAM: Radical SAM~SPTR: Predicted Fe-S oxidoreductases), with amino-acid sequence MTLHPQFTDILQYLLASNVEVTILTNGQRLKLMHIEAFRHPNVLVKVPLLGWGDSHDVMTQRHGSFERTVKNIRHMVSLGIRVKLTSTVTKVNLHDMDYLDALAKELNIPLEKSPIYPAGYARDNWDRLFPENYNDIVERCGRVETGSTPGLLQIGEEVPPPGEQAAVFGCSDCGTQVHAIKSDGKVIPCLLLRERVFQFGDLTNESLDTVYATDNEDRERVKQLFSYDKLETCNACEARYACRGGGCRAVSYLFKGTMDIKNPLYDECYYEPPQSPYGDALR; translated from the coding sequence TTGACTTTACATCCGCAGTTTACCGATATCTTGCAATATCTATTAGCTTCGAATGTCGAGGTCACCATTTTAACTAATGGACAGCGATTGAAGCTCATGCACATTGAGGCATTTCGCCATCCCAACGTGCTCGTTAAAGTGCCCCTGCTGGGCTGGGGCGACAGTCATGACGTGATGACGCAACGACATGGATCATTTGAACGTACGGTAAAGAACATTCGCCACATGGTATCGCTGGGAATTCGAGTCAAATTGACGAGTACAGTCACCAAAGTGAATCTCCATGATATGGATTATCTTGATGCGTTAGCCAAAGAATTAAACATTCCCCTAGAAAAGTCACCAATTTATCCGGCTGGCTATGCACGCGACAACTGGGACCGACTCTTTCCCGAAAACTACAACGACATCGTGGAGCGGTGCGGCCGTGTCGAAACGGGGTCGACTCCAGGTTTATTGCAGATTGGTGAAGAGGTTCCCCCACCGGGCGAGCAAGCTGCTGTGTTCGGGTGCTCTGACTGTGGGACTCAGGTACACGCGATTAAGAGTGACGGGAAGGTGATTCCTTGTTTGCTTCTACGGGAGCGGGTGTTTCAATTCGGCGATTTAACGAATGAATCATTGGACACCGTCTATGCTACGGACAACGAAGATCGCGAACGAGTAAAGCAGCTTTTCTCATATGACAAACTCGAAACTTGCAATGCGTGCGAGGCGCGGTACGCGTGCCGGGGCGGGGGTTGTCGTGCGGTTAGTTACCTGTTTAAAGGCACCATGGACATCAAAAATCCGCTTTATGACGAGTGTTACTACGAACCGCCGCAAAGTCCCTATGGAGATGCTCTACGGTAA
- a CDS encoding hypothetical protein (KEGG: rpd:RPD_4195 hypothetical protein~SPTR: Putative uncharacterized protein), with protein MMRLMTWPYFARQHDPYVELNSNDYAYGPKVALTGDWLEFTFTAFRLLGERLRLSIQSFVTVGTGIGLDAIGAAYILRPRTIWALDIHEQVIPLAYDNIVHNVAMMDEPPQINVRHSRFLSGLPRSIFVDLIYENLPNIPLYKPLPYEHSILSATYLPTPVPDHDDSPITAYLLSSHQQILQEARAHLNSSGKILCSIGGRMAFPILHNLFETTGYDYQLLVVGLKEQTEPEDVLPGYAWAESRYSVTFRFVDLQENAPFFVEIETSDPDGSLVY; from the coding sequence ATGATGCGCTTGATGACATGGCCTTATTTTGCGCGGCAGCACGATCCTTATGTTGAATTAAACTCGAACGATTACGCATACGGGCCAAAAGTCGCATTGACGGGAGACTGGTTGGAGTTCACCTTTACCGCCTTTCGATTACTTGGTGAACGATTAAGGTTGTCGATTCAATCATTTGTGACCGTGGGAACCGGTATCGGGCTTGACGCCATTGGCGCGGCGTATATTCTTCGGCCTCGAACCATCTGGGCGTTAGACATTCATGAGCAAGTTATTCCGCTCGCGTATGACAATATCGTTCATAATGTCGCAATGATGGATGAGCCTCCGCAGATTAATGTGCGTCACAGTAGGTTCTTGTCTGGCCTTCCTCGTTCAATTTTCGTGGATTTAATTTATGAAAACTTACCCAACATACCTTTGTATAAACCCCTTCCCTACGAGCATTCCATCTTATCCGCAACTTACCTACCTACTCCCGTTCCGGATCATGACGATTCTCCAATCACGGCGTATTTATTGTCGAGTCATCAACAAATTTTGCAAGAGGCTCGTGCTCACCTGAACTCATCAGGCAAAATTTTATGTAGTATCGGCGGTCGTATGGCGTTCCCTATCCTTCATAATTTGTTTGAGACTACCGGATACGATTATCAACTGCTTGTCGTGGGTTTAAAGGAACAAACCGAGCCGGAAGACGTCTTGCCGGGCTATGCCTGGGCAGAATCTCGATATTCGGTAACCTTTCGCTTCGTGGATCTGCAAGAGAATGCCCCATTTTTCGTGGAAATTGAAACTAGCGATCCCGATGGCTCTCTGGTTTACTAG
- a CDS encoding transposase mutator type (PFAM: Transposase, Mutator family~COGs: COG3328 Transposase and inactivated derivatives~InterPro IPR001207~KEGG: sth:STH2279 transposase~PFAM: Transposase, mutator type~SPTR: Transposase), which yields MTSSITKKPRPEQTLTVPWVDILHDAQDGLLALSVRIGLQVLQQMMAAEVEQLAGPLGRHNPHRQAVRHGTEAGRVYLGDRKIAVTHPRIRATDGSGEIPVETYHQFQDPALATQTVLERMLYGLASRQQVHADAAWEAAAAQPGPSKSTVSRRFIQATQQALDRFLNRRLDDRTWVVLMIDGLRVADHLVVGALGIDAEGHKRVLGLVEGATENHTVVMTLLQDLITRGLTAAQGLLVVIDGAKALAKAVREVWGHQVLIQRGQIHKQRNVLDHLPKSAEHRIRQKLRKAYREPDADTAAQALEAIAKELERDHPGAAGSLREGMEETLTVHRLGLPGLLRQTLANTNAMESLNSQFRTHAQNVKHWTNGQQVLRWLASASFFIEDTLTRIPGYREIPLLQTALKAAVSPQINQKTEEIG from the coding sequence GTGACTTCCAGTATAACGAAAAAGCCCCGCCCGGAACAGACGCTGACCGTGCCATGGGTCGATATCCTGCACGATGCGCAGGACGGGCTGTTGGCCCTGTCGGTACGCATCGGATTGCAGGTTTTGCAGCAGATGATGGCCGCCGAAGTCGAGCAGTTAGCAGGACCTCTAGGGCGGCATAATCCGCACCGTCAAGCGGTGCGACATGGCACCGAAGCCGGCCGTGTGTATCTGGGCGATCGAAAAATCGCCGTTACCCATCCCCGGATCCGGGCGACCGATGGGTCGGGCGAAATTCCTGTAGAGACCTATCATCAATTTCAGGACCCGGCTCTTGCCACCCAGACGGTGTTGGAACGGATGCTCTATGGCTTAGCCAGCCGTCAACAGGTCCATGCGGACGCGGCCTGGGAAGCGGCCGCCGCGCAACCCGGCCCCAGCAAAAGCACGGTCAGCCGACGATTTATTCAGGCCACCCAACAAGCGCTCGACCGCTTTCTGAACCGACGGTTGGACGACCGAACGTGGGTCGTCCTCATGATTGATGGGCTGCGGGTCGCCGACCACCTGGTGGTCGGGGCCTTGGGCATTGATGCGGAAGGCCACAAACGCGTGCTGGGATTGGTGGAAGGGGCCACCGAAAATCATACGGTGGTCATGACCTTATTGCAGGATTTGATCACCCGCGGCCTGACGGCCGCGCAGGGGTTGCTCGTGGTGATCGATGGCGCGAAAGCCTTGGCCAAAGCCGTGCGGGAAGTGTGGGGGCATCAGGTCCTGATCCAACGCGGCCAAATCCATAAGCAACGGAACGTGCTGGACCACTTGCCCAAATCGGCGGAACACCGCATCCGCCAGAAATTACGAAAAGCCTATCGGGAACCGGATGCGGACACGGCTGCCCAAGCCCTAGAAGCGATCGCCAAGGAATTGGAACGTGACCATCCCGGCGCGGCCGGGAGCCTCCGAGAAGGGATGGAGGAGACCCTCACCGTGCATCGTTTAGGCCTTCCGGGCCTCTTACGCCAAACGTTGGCCAACACGAATGCCATGGAATCGCTCAACAGTCAATTCCGGACGCATGCGCAGAACGTGAAACATTGGACTAACGGGCAACAAGTCCTGCGCTGGTTGGCGTCGGCCAGTTTTTTCATTGAGGACACATTAACACGCATTCCCGGTTATCGTGAGATACCGTTGCTACAAACGGCCTTAAAAGCCGCCGTATCTCCACAAATCAACCAAAAAACCGAGGAAATCGGTTAA
- a CDS encoding protein of unknown function DUF6 transmembrane (PFAM: EamA-like transporter family~InterPro IPR000620~KEGG: psn:Pedsa_0659 protein of unknown function DUF6 transmembrane~PFAM: Protein of unknown function DUF6, transmembrane~SPTR: Putative uncharacterized protein), which translates to MTAEAIIYTILWASAAIATKFGLMAGPPLMLASFRFTFAGVFLLIIRRITYHPLIPPRRWWRPLFILGALNTTVYLGASFIALTVIPAGLFNLFVATNPLMVLLVERFVLHRIITRNQWVGLILATAGLALGAGQSLWQWQTPMWSLALIVLGQTAMALGSVYFHVSHIDLPNIEVNMWQLLTGATLLWPVALGTEGTVPIHWNAQWWGALVWLIGGVSIGAMLLWFHLLRHGGARQASFWLLLTPVIGYILGWLLLHEFITWANIGATLLVIGGLILAQLSAPAAPRRKQTHSTNY; encoded by the coding sequence ATGACGGCCGAAGCGATCATCTATACCATATTGTGGGCATCTGCGGCAATCGCGACGAAATTTGGCCTCATGGCAGGCCCCCCGTTAATGTTAGCCAGTTTTCGTTTTACCTTCGCCGGAGTGTTTCTGCTCATCATACGCCGGATTACCTATCATCCGCTAATACCCCCGCGACGGTGGTGGCGACCGTTGTTCATTTTAGGGGCGTTAAACACCACCGTATATTTGGGAGCCTCTTTCATCGCATTGACCGTCATACCCGCTGGCCTGTTTAATTTGTTCGTGGCAACGAATCCATTAATGGTATTGCTGGTGGAGCGCTTCGTCCTTCATCGCATCATTACCCGTAACCAATGGGTAGGACTCATTCTGGCCACAGCAGGCCTGGCGTTAGGCGCCGGACAGTCTTTATGGCAATGGCAAACCCCGATGTGGTCGTTGGCGCTAATTGTGCTGGGACAGACCGCGATGGCTCTAGGCAGTGTCTATTTTCACGTCAGTCACATCGATTTGCCTAATATCGAAGTCAACATGTGGCAACTCTTAACAGGCGCCACCTTACTCTGGCCTGTAGCGCTCGGCACCGAAGGAACCGTGCCCATTCACTGGAATGCACAATGGTGGGGTGCTCTCGTATGGCTTATTGGCGGTGTGTCCATAGGCGCTATGCTTCTCTGGTTTCATCTGCTCAGACACGGCGGGGCCAGACAAGCCAGCTTTTGGCTTTTGTTAACGCCCGTCATCGGTTATATTTTAGGATGGCTTTTGCTCCATGAATTTATCACATGGGCTAATATCGGGGCGACCCTGTTGGTTATCGGTGGCCTAATCCTTGCCCAACTCTCCGCACCAGCGGCCCCGCGTAGGAAACAAACCCATTCAACAAACTATTAG
- a CDS encoding Resolvase domain protein (PFAM: Resolvase, N terminal domain~InterPro IPR006119~KEGG: snb:SP670_2190 site-specific recombinase/resolvase~PFAM: Resolvase, N-terminal~SPTR: Putative Resolvase, N terminal domain protein), translating into MGDALGYYRSGIYLVLQEVEIAGKPRPEGAGVREHPAADALAQRQHLALFGRAFELVDLTEDDKIAPFGGIVRKIGHGADAPLGRIGRPEGGVAERAVKDGAGRCVDGAGPIRPGVRILQRPAAIRAGPIVTARRTAWRELLDDAVRRKFDSVLVFKLDRAFRSVKHMHDILAVWEPLGIGFLSAQERFDTTTALGRLLLNLLAFILNP; encoded by the coding sequence ATGGGCGATGCCCTCGGCTACTATCGATCGGGGATTTATCTGGTATTGCAAGAGGTGGAGATCGCCGGCAAACCCCGACCCGAGGGTGCCGGTGTCCGCGAGCATCCGGCAGCCGACGCGCTGGCCCAACGCCAGCACTTGGCCTTGTTCGGTCGCGCCTTTGAGCTCGTGGACCTCACCGAAGATGACAAGATCGCACCGTTTGGGGGCATAGTGCGCAAGATAGGCCATGGGGCTGATGCGCCGCTAGGCCGGATCGGCCGTCCAGAGGGGGGTGTGGCAGAACGGGCAGTGAAGGATGGCGCGGGTCGGTGTGTTGATGGTGCGGGGCCAATACGCCCCGGTGTCCGGATTTTGCAACGCCCGGCCGCAATCCGGGCAGGTCCAATAGTCACGGCGCGCCGGACCGCCTGGCGGGAGCTGCTGGACGACGCGGTCCGGCGCAAATTTGACTCGGTACTGGTCTTCAAACTCGACCGCGCCTTCCGCAGCGTGAAGCACATGCACGATATCTTGGCCGTGTGGGAGCCGTTGGGCATCGGGTTTTTGTCGGCGCAGGAACGCTTTGACACGACCACGGCCTTGGGCCGCTTGCTCCTCAATCTGTTGGCATTTATACTGAATCCGTAG
- a CDS encoding Orn/DAP/Arg decarboxylase 2 (PFAM: Pyridoxal-dependent decarboxylase, pyridoxal binding domain~COGs: COG0019 Diaminopimelate decarboxylase~InterPro IPR000183~KEGG: cts:Ctha_0196 diaminopimelate decarboxylase~PFAM: Orn/DAP/Arg decarboxylase 2~SPTR: Diaminopimelate decarboxylase) yields the protein MYRYQIDYPGVWENGRIYGRTITAILRSSPTPLFVVSPTRALDNSIRFLELTRNLTHSRAEVFYSVKTCSDTRIVRMISQSAVGAEVVSDEELELTRGLGFSRFIVDGAWKSSTILENAISSHCAMINVGHEDELPEIDTIARKNGLVQPIGVRLRLPHQSLLGLSLNELERVLAKLPKYQNIRLSRVHVHAGFNVLAQNIHPIIDTLQRGASIASAFGQHITTFDVGGGMAEMATAERDLDRHVATLVSSLITTPQSRLVFEPGRLIVGDAAVLVAFVVRRTPDNVLIIDTSAELLGFLSGQTPLVGVWTGGRPSSRALSNMIVRGVWESDHDYIEAELPADVTVGDKLLFLNCGAYVLSFREAFSPYRSHIVYIE from the coding sequence ATGTACCGATACCAGATAGACTATCCCGGGGTTTGGGAGAATGGACGGATTTATGGTCGAACGATTACCGCTATCTTAAGATCCTCCCCGACACCCCTATTTGTCGTAAGTCCCACGCGTGCTCTTGATAACAGTATCCGATTCCTGGAGTTGACTCGTAATTTGACGCATAGTCGGGCAGAGGTGTTCTATTCTGTTAAGACGTGTTCAGATACCCGAATAGTTCGGATGATCAGCCAATCCGCTGTTGGCGCTGAGGTAGTTAGTGATGAAGAATTGGAGCTAACTCGTGGCCTAGGATTCTCACGCTTCATTGTCGACGGAGCTTGGAAGAGTTCGACCATTCTCGAGAACGCTATTAGTTCGCATTGTGCGATGATTAATGTAGGCCACGAAGACGAATTACCTGAAATCGACACCATAGCGCGGAAGAATGGACTTGTTCAACCTATCGGGGTGCGACTACGCTTGCCTCATCAAAGTCTTTTGGGGCTAAGCCTTAACGAACTTGAACGTGTGTTGGCAAAATTGCCTAAATACCAGAATATTCGTTTGTCTAGGGTTCATGTTCATGCTGGGTTTAACGTACTGGCCCAAAACATTCATCCAATTATCGATACCTTACAACGAGGCGCCTCCATAGCTAGTGCATTCGGCCAGCACATTACGACGTTTGACGTGGGTGGGGGAATGGCCGAAATGGCCACAGCCGAACGAGACCTTGATCGGCATGTGGCAACTCTTGTTTCGTCGTTGATAACAACGCCACAGAGTCGCTTGGTTTTTGAGCCGGGGCGTTTAATCGTAGGTGATGCAGCGGTGTTAGTAGCGTTCGTCGTTAGGCGGACACCAGACAACGTCCTCATTATTGACACGTCAGCCGAATTGCTCGGATTTTTATCGGGACAAACGCCACTGGTTGGAGTTTGGACAGGCGGGCGGCCATCGAGCAGGGCGTTAAGTAACATGATCGTGCGGGGAGTGTGGGAATCTGACCATGACTACATTGAGGCCGAATTACCGGCCGATGTGACGGTAGGAGACAAGTTGCTATTCTTGAATTGTGGGGCGTATGTTCTATCTTTCAGGGAAGCATTTTCACCGTACCGCAGCCACATCGTGTATATCGAATAG
- a CDS encoding major facilitator superfamily MFS_1 (PFAM: Major Facilitator Superfamily~InterPro IPR011701~KEGG: bbe:BBR47_17890 hypothetical protein~PFAM: Major facilitator superfamily MFS-1~SPTR: Major facilitator superfamily MFS_1), which translates to MIHADAKRSRLLLLAASSLSGWTNWVLLTSVLSYYAIHSLHGLIGWVWVARLMPFIIVGPVVSPYVDRLTRKIPFMISVDLGRLGLSLGVAIAFLLDGRAYWLLVLVLGESILSVSYTSARNAWVTRAYHTMNIGRINGALQAIGSATMVAGTVLGPLIVRGLGIVALLVTLAASYFFVVVCLGALARIPDDGVPGENGVGIMTRGLLGAPHIQRLTTHPIALIALIAAAGWGLGGGASNVVNALIGVQQWHAGALSISVTFGAMALGSIAATLVVRLVHPETADRWLSLAGCAMFAEGIGQIAFGHTGNMVLGGVLAVVVGLFSGAGDVGFDTAVMTGVAEQYQARAFSLIWMASSVSLSASSLGFNDLVCVLRVPGIANLGGGLVALTGIVTIVLSYATLNRDDRSL; encoded by the coding sequence ATGATACACGCTGACGCGAAGCGCTCGCGATTGTTGCTTTTGGCTGCATCGAGCTTGTCTGGGTGGACGAACTGGGTCTTGCTAACGTCAGTGCTATCCTACTATGCTATCCATTCGCTTCACGGGTTGATTGGGTGGGTCTGGGTGGCCCGCCTCATGCCATTCATCATCGTCGGTCCCGTTGTTTCGCCTTATGTGGACCGACTGACCCGCAAAATTCCGTTTATGATCTCGGTTGATCTTGGCCGCCTCGGTTTAAGCTTGGGAGTGGCGATAGCATTTCTGCTCGATGGGCGGGCCTACTGGTTGCTGGTACTGGTCTTGGGAGAAAGCATCTTGTCCGTCAGTTACACGTCTGCTCGCAATGCATGGGTGACCAGGGCATACCACACCATGAATATTGGCCGCATCAATGGGGCCCTCCAAGCCATTGGGTCAGCGACCATGGTCGCGGGGACGGTGCTTGGACCTCTTATCGTGCGAGGCCTTGGCATTGTTGCGTTACTCGTGACTCTCGCAGCTAGCTATTTCTTTGTCGTCGTGTGTCTTGGAGCATTGGCACGAATCCCAGACGACGGAGTGCCGGGCGAAAACGGCGTTGGCATAATGACCCGCGGCCTCTTGGGGGCCCCTCACATTCAGCGATTGACTACCCATCCGATTGCCCTCATCGCCCTCATTGCCGCCGCAGGCTGGGGTTTAGGGGGCGGTGCGAGCAACGTGGTCAACGCCTTGATCGGTGTTCAACAGTGGCATGCGGGCGCCTTGTCTATCAGCGTGACGTTTGGGGCGATGGCGCTAGGCAGTATCGCAGCGACACTGGTTGTGCGCTTGGTACACCCCGAGACCGCCGATCGATGGTTGTCTCTCGCGGGCTGCGCGATGTTCGCTGAAGGCATCGGGCAAATCGCGTTCGGCCATACGGGGAACATGGTCCTTGGAGGTGTGTTGGCCGTGGTGGTCGGGTTGTTTTCTGGGGCCGGTGATGTCGGCTTCGATACGGCGGTGATGACAGGAGTTGCCGAACAATACCAGGCCCGCGCCTTTTCGCTGATTTGGATGGCATCCTCCGTCAGTTTGTCCGCATCGTCTCTGGGGTTCAATGACTTGGTGTGTGTGTTGCGTGTGCCTGGGATTGCCAATTTAGGGGGTGGGCTTGTGGCCCTAACCGGGATTGTGACGATCGTGTTAAGCTATGCCACTCTGAACAGAGACGACCGCTCCTTGTAG
- a CDS encoding transposase mutator type (PFAM: Transposase, Mutator family~COGs: COG3328 Transposase and inactivated derivatives~InterPro IPR001207~KEGG: gwc:GWCH70_1766 transposase mutator type~PFAM: Transposase, mutator type~SPTR: Putative uncharacterized protein), with the protein MAHYQITRDAQTIQALVEQKDQALAQLLQQVLNQVLDAEVTEYLQADRYERTEGRQGYRNGYRSRQLTTRVGTLTLDVPRTRDGEFSPALFDRYQRHEKALVLTLMEMVVNGVSTRKIRRVTEELCGTEFSKSTVSELAKGLDAAVKPWRTRSLAETPYPFLIVDALVLKIREHGAVRPRSGCVVTGINAAGYREILGFWIGDSESQQTWSTVFTDLKDRGLTGVDRVVSDDHRGLRKAIDQHVQGARWQRCQTHLTRNVLDAAPKSVQKELHGRLRSLFEAPDRATVDTLWKKSVQDFEERAGRALTRLEEGLADALAVLQLPEPLRIRLRTTNGVERLNAEIRRRERVIRIFPNRDSAIRLLGALLLEQHEAWTTGPRYLNLESYWQAKRSAGAAEEPSQSEATSVA; encoded by the coding sequence ATGGCTCACTATCAGATTACGCGGGATGCTCAAACAATCCAAGCCCTTGTCGAGCAAAAAGATCAGGCGCTGGCTCAGTTATTGCAACAGGTCTTAAATCAGGTGTTAGATGCCGAAGTGACCGAATACCTCCAAGCCGACCGGTATGAGCGGACCGAAGGGCGGCAAGGATATCGGAATGGCTACCGCAGCCGGCAGTTGACGACGCGCGTCGGCACGTTGACGCTGGACGTCCCGCGCACGCGGGACGGCGAGTTCAGTCCCGCGCTCTTTGATCGCTATCAGCGTCACGAAAAAGCCCTCGTGTTAACGTTGATGGAAATGGTGGTGAATGGGGTGTCCACCCGCAAAATCCGACGGGTCACCGAAGAGCTCTGTGGCACGGAATTTTCTAAGTCCACCGTATCCGAGTTGGCGAAAGGTCTCGACGCGGCCGTAAAGCCATGGCGGACGCGGTCCCTGGCCGAGACCCCCTACCCGTTCCTGATCGTCGACGCCTTAGTGCTGAAAATCCGCGAACACGGGGCCGTGCGGCCCCGGAGCGGGTGTGTGGTGACCGGCATTAATGCCGCAGGGTATCGGGAAATTCTGGGGTTCTGGATCGGGGACAGCGAATCTCAGCAGACATGGTCCACCGTGTTTACCGACCTGAAAGATCGGGGGTTAACCGGCGTCGATCGGGTGGTCTCCGATGACCATCGCGGGCTGCGCAAGGCGATCGACCAACACGTTCAAGGCGCCCGTTGGCAGCGGTGCCAAACCCACCTCACGCGGAATGTGCTGGACGCGGCCCCGAAATCGGTGCAAAAGGAACTGCACGGGCGCCTTCGGTCCCTCTTCGAAGCCCCGGACCGGGCCACCGTCGACACGTTATGGAAGAAGAGCGTGCAGGACTTTGAAGAGCGGGCCGGACGGGCGTTGACGCGGTTGGAGGAGGGGCTGGCGGACGCCCTGGCCGTCTTACAATTACCGGAACCGTTACGGATCCGATTGCGCACCACGAATGGCGTTGAACGGCTCAATGCGGAAATTCGGCGCCGGGAACGGGTAATTCGGATCTTTCCGAACCGGGATTCCGCCATCCGCCTCTTAGGGGCGCTGTTACTGGAGCAGCACGAGGCGTGGACCACGGGCCCGCGGTACCTGAACCTCGAATCCTACTGGCAGGCGAAACGGTCGGCCGGGGCAGCAGAGGAACCCTCGCAATCGGAAGCCACATCGGTCGCGTAA